ACAGACCTTTGTGTTGGTGATGACGTGAAGTGGGTAAAGGGGGTCGGAGGAATCAAGGGTTGGCTCCTCGGTGAGCAACGGTGGGTCGGTGTCAACCTCCGGGTACTCGTCAGGTGGTTGGGCGAAGTCGAGGATGGCCATAAATGGCCGTTTGCACACATGGGTGGCGGAATACTGCTCATCGCAGTTGAAGTAAAGGTTTTTGGCTCGCCTTTCTCTCTGTTCCGTAGTGGAAAGGAGGCGGAAGGGGGAACGAGGATTGGTGTTTTGTGGTGGAGTGGGAAGGTGTGTTCTGGTAGTGGGAGGTATGGGGTTTGTTGGGGGTAGGCATGCAGGGGGGGCATGTGAAGTGGAAAGGGAGGTTGTGTGGAAACGATTGGGAAGTGGGTTGGAAAAGGTGCGGGGTCTGTAAGGTTGGGAATGGCGAAGCTCAGCGTTCCGCGCCTCAAATAAGCGTGCAAGGCGTTGTGCCTCGTCTAGGGTGGTAGGGTTGGACACTTGGATATCTTGCTGAAGCTCAGGGCGCAGACCCCTAATGAAGATGTGCACAAGTTCACTGTCGGGCCAATCCGGAGCGCGACAAGAGAGCTTGGTGAATGCAAAAATGAAATTGTCGACAGACCCGGCCTGTTGTATGTGGGAGAGGGCGCTCTTGAAGTTGGACGGAGTGCCACCGCCAAAACGAGAGATGAGGGCTGCCACAAACTCGTCCCATGTCGGGTTGGGGTGGCGGAGCTCATAAGCGCTCATCCAAACTGAAGCGTCATTGCCAAAGTGTAATGCTGCTGTTTGAACGCGATCGAAGGGCGGTACGTGATGAACCCGCAAGTAGCGCTCTGCCAAGGTTATCCAGCCGACCACGTCTTCGCCATTGAAATGTGGTAGTTCGACTCGCGGGGGTCGGTAGTGGTGGTGTTCGGGAATGGGATTTGGTGGAGGGGGAAAATTGGTGTTGTTCGGAGGATTTGGTGGTGGAGGATTGTAGTTGATGTGCTGTTGGTGAGGGGATGGATGGGGTGATGAGATGGTCGAGTACTGTGGTGGCGCTGAACTCATGTGAGAATGGTGAGAGGAGGTGTTATAAGTGAGTTGGGGAGGTGTGAATAAAGTGAGTGTGGGTTGAGGGAGAGTGAGGTGAGGTGTAGTTGGCGCCGGAGAGAAGGACCCAAAGGTCAATGGGTGTGAGGGAGGTGTAGGTGGCGAGTAAGGCTCCAAACTGTGGATGATGGGGGCGGACGACGGGGTAACAGCAGCGGATTGTGGTGCTGTTGAGGGAGGGTGGTTTTCCCACCGATTGAGAATGATGTTTTGGATAGCAGCGAACTGGTGATTCATGTGAGTTTGGCTGCGTGCTATCGCCGCGATGGCGTGCTGCACATCATCATACTGAGATTGAAGGCCATCGACGGCAGCCTGAAAAGTGGCTAAATGGTCGGTGGAAAGAGGTATTGCCGAGCGGTTTGGATGCTGGATATTGTCGTTGCGAGGCGGTGGGATGGGTGGGACTAAGGCAGATGTGGGGTGGGTGGAGGATGGGTTTGAAACTTGGAGGTTTCTCATCGGAGACCCTTCAAGCTCTGGCTCTGAATACCAGATGATAAGCTCAAGAGCAACGGAAAAGGAAAACAAAAGAAATTAAACTGAATTCATTTCATTCATGCCCTCTCCAGGAGAGGAAGTTCCTTACATATAGGTGGGTTGATGAACTCAAACATTACAGTTGACAAGGACCACTACTACTAGAACGCCAACAAAGTAGGCACTGCCTAGAGAGACAAAACATAAGTTGCAGACTCTTGCTGGGAGCTGAGTTGCTGCAACTGGGAACTGAGTTGCTGTCACAAGAAGACGCAACTGTACATGAGGGATCACATGATGAAGGTAGATTGGGCTGATGGGCTTGAAGGATAGGGCTGAGGATTAGGAATGATCCTAACAATCTACTTTCTCATTGTAAACGACATTATGTGACAAATTATAGCAAAATTAGTTGTTTAATTTTATAACTTTCTTATTTGTTTCCGAAGCTTCTTAAGTTCAAGTTCTCATTTATCTCTATGCTATGCGCCTATACTCACTGAGCGCAGCAAGTGAAAAACCAGAAACAAGAATCACACATGTATGTGCTGGTTTCCTATACAGATCGATTACTGCTGTGATTATATACAAGTTCTAAGCGCAGCCGTTGTGATTGGGTACCTACAAAATATGCTAAGAGCTTGCCATCCTCTACTCAATAAGCACAACAATTGCATCACTTTAAGAGTTCCGAGAATCAAAACGAGGCTAAATGACTGGACATACAAACACATTTTCTTCACTTTGTGAGAAATATACAACACAGAACGGCACTCCAACCATATATGCCTACACACACGATGCAAATCACCTCAACCACAATTGCACAGGTCTTTCATATAGTCCCCTGAGCTCTAGAGAAGTGACGTATGCAAAGTTGTAAGCAAATAAATAAATTGGTAAGAGTGACAAAGCTGTGAGACTTGATCAGTAATTGAAACAATGATACTACTTGTGAACAAAATCAAATCTCCCTAGGTGATGCATAAACATCTCGATAAAAGCAGACTAACTTAATCGAGGCATGCATCTCACTAAATATATATGTACATTAAAACCCAAAACCCTTTGATTCATTTCTTCACTCTTGGTGAAATGTGAGCCTTCAATGGATTCTTCATGACCATAGTGAACTGTTGCTTCTCTGCAAAATCAACATCCTCTCCCTCCACACCTCTCCATTCAAATCTCCAAACCAAATTAGCCACAAAATACTCTAAATGAAGCGTAGCCAAACCCAGTCCAGGACAAATCCTCCTCCCAACCCCAAACGGCATCATCTTAATCTCTCTACTCCCCGTTATATCCACTCCTTCTCCTTCTCCCTTACTCAAAAACCTCTCCGGCTTAAACTCCATAGGCTCCTCCCACACTTCCGGATCCCAACCCATATCCGCCACCATGAAATTCACCGTCCCGTTCTTCGGCACCACGTGACCTTCAAAAACAACGTCGTGCGTGACGGAATGCGGCACCACGATATGAGCTGGAGGGTGACGCCTTAATCCTTCCAATATCACAGCTTTTAAATAAGGCATCTTCTGCAAGTCCTCCTCTTTCACCTCTTCCTCTGTTTCCTCCACAACCCCTTTAATCTCTGCCAAAAGCCTCTCCTGCATAGCTGGATACTTCACTATGTTGGCCATGATCCACTGCAGTGAGGTGGAAGTAGTATCTGTTCCGGCGTCGAGAAACTCTGAACATAGGCTAATGATCTCCTCTTCTGTCAACTTCCTCTTCTCGTCAGGAAGCTCGAGATCCCAGAGCGTATCAAGATAAGAAAGAACATAACCATCATTCTTTTTTATCTTATTTGCGCCCTTTCGTGCTCGAATCAGAGGAAGAAGCACATCTGCTTGGTCCTTACGTAACCGGAAGAACTCCGCCCATCTTTTCTTGAGAATGATTTTAGTGAATGAAGGCCAGAAGTTAAGTATGTTAAACCGGCTGAATCCAAGCAGCAATTTTCGTTGGACCTCTTTGATTTTTATGATCTGAGACTCGTTGAGTTTGTCTCCGAAGCACATGAGCACTAACAAGCAGAACATGCAGTACCGGAAATGGTCAATGACTTCTACTCCTTTATCGGATTTGGATTGGGATTTCGTTAGGCGGTTGGCGAGGACGTTGAGGACCCACTTGCGGGCGGCGCCGTAGGATTTGACGCGGGAAGGGTGGAGGATTTCGGAGGTGAGGTTACGGCGGAGGAGGCGCCACGTGGGGCCGTAGACTGCGGAGCTGATGTTGTGCTGGTTGCAGGTGATGATTTTGTTGATGGCCAATGCCGGGGGGCGGTCGGCAAAGACGGCGCCGTTTTGGATTAAGGCCTGGTGGGCCAGGGAGCGGCTAGAGATGAATATGGCGGGGCGGGAACCAATTTTGAGGGAGATGATTGGGCCGAAGCGGGCATGGAATGTTCGAATTATGGGCTTGAGGTCAGAGAAGGGTTTCCGGAGCCAGAGGAAGCTGATGATTATGGGGATGGTGGTGGGTCCCGGCGGGAGGTTCTTGGTGGTGGTGAGGAGGAGGGAGAGGAGGAAGGAGAGGAGGAGGGTGGTGAGGATGAGGAGGAGCCAGGTTTCCATTATGGCGGTGGTGAGTTTGATTAAGTTATCAGAAATATGGCGAAGAAATGAGGATAGTGAGGTCCAATTTATAAAGAGTGTCAATGGTACGTGGAGTGAAAGGAAGCAGATAGAGGTTTGATCTCTATTTTGGAAGTGATGTAGACAGTGATGTAAACTGAAAACAATTTTTTTGTTTTTTTCTGTTATACTACAGTTTGTTTTTGGATTTAGATTTTGGAGTGACAGAAAGACTTCAAAGGACTAATCCATTGAAAAATAATTTGTTTGTAGTTGGAGTTATCTATTTTTACTTAAGCAACAAGGGATTAGCGTCGTTAAGCATTTGACTAATTGGCTCGGTGTAAGGATCAACATGAAGTGCGATCATTTGTTCTTTGAAGTATAAGATTAACTAAGGAGAAAATATATGTTTAGGTTGTTCAAATTGAGTTGGTTGAAGTTAATTAAGGAGAAAAGAGGCGTTTCTTGCTCAACAAGGTTATTAGAGAAAGAAGAAGATATTGTTATGGTCAAATCGTAGAATAACACTTGAGTTTTATATATATATATATATATATATATATATATATATATATATATTATNNNNNNNNNNNNNNNNNNNNNNNNNNNNNNNNNNNNNNNNNNNNNNNNNNNNNNNNNNNNNNNNNNNNNNNNNNNNNNNNNNNNNNNNNNNNNNNNNNNNNNNNNNNNNNNNNNNNNNNNNNNNNNNNNNNNNNNNNNNNNNNNNNNNNNNNNNNNNNNNNNNNNNNNNNNNNNNNNNNNNNNNNNNNNNNNNNNNNNNNNNNNNNNNNNNNNNNNNNNNNNNNNNNNNNNNNNNNNNNNNNNNNNNNNNNNNNNNNNNNNNNNNNNNNNNNNNNNNNNNNNNNNNNNNNNNNNNNNNNNNNNNNNNNNNNNNNNNNNNNNNNNNNNNNNNNNNNNNNNNNNNNNNNNNNNNNNNNNNNNNNNNNNNNNNNNNNNNNNNNNNNNNNNNNNNNNNNNNNNNNNNNNNNNNNNNNNNNNNNNNNNNNNNNNNNNNNNNNNNNNNNNNNNNNNNNNNNNNNNNNNNNNNNNNNNNNNNNNNNNNNNNNNNNNNNNNNNNNNNNNNNNNNNNNNNNNNNNNNNNNNNNNNNNNNNNNNNNNNNNNNNNNNNNNNNNNNNNNNNNNNNNNNNNNNNNNNNNNNNNNNNNNNNNNNNNNNNNNNNNNNNNNNNNNNNNNNNNNNNNNNNNNNNNNNNNNNNNNNNNNNNNNNNNNNNNNNNNNNNNNNNNNNNNNNNNNNNNNNNNNNNNNNNNNNNNNNNNNNNNNNNNNNNNNNNNNNNNNNNNNNNNNNNNNNNNNNNNNNNNNNNNNNNNNNNNNNNNNNNNNNNNNNNNNNNNNNNNNNNNNNNNNNNNNNNNNNNNNNNNNNNNNNNNNNNNNNNNNNNNNNNNNNNNNNNNNNNNNNNNNNNNNNNNNNNNNNNNNNNNNNNNNNNNNNNNNNNNNNNNNNNNNNNNNNNNNNNNNNNNNNNNNNNNNNNNNNNNNNNNNNNNNNNNNNNNNNNNNNNNNNNNNNNNNNNNNNNNNNNNNNNNNNNNNNNNNNNNNNNNNNNNNNNNNNNNNNNNNNNNNNNNNNNNNNNNNNNNNNNNNNNNNNNNNNNNNNNNNNNNNNNNNNNNNNNNNNNNNNNNNNNNNNNNNNNNNNNNNNNNNNNNNNNNNNNNNNNNNNNNNNNNNNNNNNNNNNNNNNNNNNNNNNNNNNNNNNNNNNNNNNNNNNNNNNNNNNNNNNNNNNNNNNNNNNNNNNNNNNNNNNNNNNNNNNNNNNNNNNNNNNNNNNNNNNNNNNNNNNNNNNNNNNNNNNNNNNNNNNNNNNNNNNNNNNNNNNNNNNNNNNNNNNNNNNNNNNNNNNNNNNNNNNNNNNNNNNNNNNNNNNNNNNNNNNNNNNNNNNNNNNNNNNNNNNNNNNNNNNNNNNNNNNNNNNNNNNNNNNNNNNNNNNNNNNNNNNNNNNNNNNNNNNNNNNNNNNNNNNNNNNNNNNNNNNNNNNNNNNNNNNNNNNNNNNNNNNNNNNNNNNNNNNNNNNNNNNNNNNNNNNNNNNNNNNNNNNNNNNNNNNNNNNNNNNNNNNNNNNNNNNNNNNNNNNNNNNNNNNNNNNNNNNNNNNNNNNNNNNNNNNNNNNNNNNNNNNNNNNNNNNNNNNNNNNNNNNNNNNNNNNNNNNNNNNNNNNNNNNNNNNNNNNNNNNNNNNNNNNNNNNNNNNNNNNNNNNNNNNNNNNNNNNNNNNNNNNNNNNNNNNNNNNNNNNNNNNNNNNNNNNNNNNNNNNNNNNNNNNNNNNNNNNNNNNNNNNNNNNNNNNNNNNNNNNNNNNNNNNNNNNNNNNNNNNNNNNNNNNNNNNNNNNNNNNNNNNNNNNNNNNNNNNNNNNNNNNNNNNNNNNNNNNNNNNNNNNNNNNNNNNNNNNNNNNNNNNNNNNNNNNNNNNNNNNNNNNNNNNNNNNNNNNNNNNNNNNNNNNNNNNNNNNNNNNNNNNNNNNNNNNNNNNNNNNNNNNNNNNNNNNNNNNNNNNNNNNNNNNNNNNNNNNNNNNNNNNNNNNNNNNNNNNNNNNNNNNNNNNNNNNNNNNNNNNNNNNNNNNNNNNNNNNNNNNNNNNNNNNNNNNNNNNNNNNNNNNNNNNNNNNNNNNNNNNNNNNNNNNNNNNNNNNNNNNNNNNNNNNNNNNNNNNNNNNNNNNNNNNNNNNNNNNNNNNNNNNNNNNNNNNNNNNNNNNNNNNNNNNNNNNNNNNNNNNNNNNNNNNNNNNNNNNNNNNNNNNNNNNNNNNNNNNNNNNNNNNNNNNNNNNNNNNNNNNNNNNNNNNNNNNNNNNNNNNNNNNNNNNNNNNNNNNNNNNNNNNNNNNNNNNNNNNNNNNNNNNNNNNNNNNNNNNNNNNNNNNNNNNNNNNNNNNNNNNNNNNNNNNNNNNNNNNNNNNNNNNNNNNNNNNNNNNNNNNNNNNNNNNNNNNNNNNNNNNNNNNNNNNNNNNNNNNNNNNNNNNNNNNNNNNNNNNNNNNNNNNNNNNNNNNNNNNNNNNNNNNNNNNNNNNNNNNNNNNNNNNNNNNNNNNNNNNNNNNNNNNNNNNNNNNNNNNNNNNNNNNNNNNNNNNNNNNNNNNNNNNNNNNNNNNNNNNNNNNNNNNNNNNNNNNNNNNNNNNNNNNNNNNNNNNNNNNNNNNNNNNNNNNNNNNNNNNNNNNNNNNNNNNNNNNNNNNNNNNNNNNNNNNNNNNNNNNNNNNNNNNNNNNNNNNNNNNNNNNNNNNNNNNNNNNNNNNNNNNNNNNNNNNNNNNNNNNNNNNNNNNNNNNNNNNNNNNNNNNNNNNNNNNNNNNNNNNNNNNNNNNNNNNNNNNNNNNNNNNNNNNNNNNNNNNNNNNNNNNNNNNNNNNNNNNNNNNNNNNNNNNNNNNNNNNNNNNNNNNNNNNNNNNNNNNNNNNNNNNNNNNNNNNNNNNNNNNNNNNNNNNNNNNNNNNNNNNNNNNNNNNNNNNNNNNNNNNNNNNNNNNNNNNNNNNNNNNNNNNNNNNNNNNNNNNNNNNNNNNNNNNNNNNNNNNNNNNNNNNNNNNNNNNNNNNNNNNNNNNNNNNNNNNNNNNNNNNNNNNNNNNNNNNNNNNNNNNNNNNNNNNNNNNNNNNNNNNNNNNNNNNNNNNNNNNNNNNNNNNNNNNNNNNNNNNNNNNNNNNNNNNNNNNNNNNNNNNNNNNNNNNNNNNNNNNNNNNNNNNNNNNNNNNNNNNNNNNNNNNNNNNNNNNNNNNNNNNNNNNNNNNNNNNNNNNNNNNNNNNNNNNNNNNNNNNNNNNNNNNNNNNNNNNNNNNNNNNNNNNNNNNNNNNNNNNNNNNNNNNNNNNNNNNNNNNNNNNNNNNNNNNNNNNNNNNNNNNNNNNNNNNNNNNNNNNNNNNNNNNNNNNNNNNNNNNNNNNNNNNNNNNNNNNNNNNNNNNNNNNNNNNNNNNNNNNNNNNNNNNNNNNNNNNNNNNNNNNNNNNNNNNNNNNNNNNNNNNNNNNNNNNNNNNNNNNNNNNNNNNNNNNNNNNNNNNNNNNNNNNNNNNNNNNNNNNNNNNNNNNNNNNNNNNNNNNNNNNNNNNNNNNNNNNNNNNNNNNNNNNNNNNNNNNNNNNNNNNNNNNNNNNNNNNNNNNNNNNNNNNNNNNNNNNNNNNNNNNNNNNNNNNNNNNNNNNNNNNNNNNNNN
Above is a window of Fragaria vesca subsp. vesca linkage group LG7, FraVesHawaii_1.0, whole genome shotgun sequence DNA encoding:
- the LOC101315000 gene encoding cytochrome P450 89A2-like, producing METWLLLILTTLLLSFLLSLLLTTTKNLPPGPTTIPIIISFLWLRKPFSDLKPIIRTFHARFGPIISLKIGSRPAIFISSRSLAHQALIQNGAVFADRPPALAINKIITCNQHNISSAVYGPTWRLLRRNLTSEILHPSRVKSYGAARKWVLNVLANRLTKSQSKSDKGVEVIDHFRYCMFCLLVLMCFGDKLNESQIIKIKEVQRKLLLGFSRFNILNFWPSFTKIILKKRWAEFFRLRKDQADVLLPLIRARKGANKIKKNDGYVLSYLDTLWDLELPDEKRKLTEEEIISLCSEFLDAGTDTTSTSLQWIMANIVKYPAMQERLLAEIKGVVEETEEEVKEEDLQKMPYLKAVILEGLRRHPPAHIVVPHSVTHDVVFEGHVVPKNGTVNFMVADMGWDPEVWEEPMEFKPERFLSKGEGEGVDITGSREIKMMPFGVGRRICPGLGLATLHLEYFVANLVWRFEWRGVEGEDVDFAEKQQFTMVMKNPLKAHISPRVKK